The proteins below are encoded in one region of Huiozyma naganishii CBS 8797 chromosome 7, complete genome:
- the HOS2 gene encoding histone deacetylase HOS2 (similar to Saccharomyces cerevisiae HOS2 (YGL194C); ancestral locus Anc_8.153) yields the protein MDEGTFTYDRKTADLLPQFELGAARPLRVSYHFNPKVSHYHYGVKHPMKPFRLMLTDHLVSGYGMHKVMDLYETRAATNDELTEFHTEDYVHFLQKVSPDNLGKLPRGTLEKFNIGDDCPIFQNLYDYATLYTGASLDATRKLINGQSDIAINWSGGLHHAKKNSPSGFCYVNDIVLSIVNLLRYHPRVLYIDIDLHHGDGVQEAFYTTDRVYTISFHKYNGDFFPGTGDIDETGCDAGERFALNVPLEDGIDDDSYINLFKSVIGPLITAYNPTVIIQQCGADSLGHDRLGCFNLNIKAHGECVKFVKSFGIPMLVVGGGGYTPRNVSRLWAYETGVLNDVILPKDLPEGLSFKNFFGPDYSLYPVLDDLYENKNSKKYLEDTRIRCLENIRYLQGAPSVRCDADVIPSQDISALTEEEEKQIQEMNEERNDLWRLEQMEKDSNKVGEFV from the coding sequence ATGGATGAGGGGACGTTTACTTACGACAGGAAAACTGCGGACTTGCTGCCGCAGTTTGAGCTTGGTGCGGCGCGGCCCCTACGGGTGTCGTACCATTTCAATCCGAAGGTGTCGCACTACCACTACGGCGTGAAGCACCCTATGAAGCCGTTCCGGCTGATGCTGACTGACCATTTGGTGTCTGGGTACGGTATGCACAAAGTGATGGACCTGTACGAGACGCGCGCTGCGACCAACGACGAACTTACGGAGTTTCACACGGAGGATTACGTGCACTTCTTGCAGAAAGTGTCGCCGGACAACTTGGGTAAACTGCCGCGCGGGACGCtcgagaagttcaacaTCGGAGACGACTGTCCCATTTTCCAGAACCTGTATGACTACGCGACGCTGTACACGGGGGCGTCGCTCGATGCCACGCGGAAACTGATCAATGGGCAGAGCGATATTGCGATCAATTGGTCCGGCGGGTTGCATCAcgcgaagaagaacagcCCGTCAGGGTTCTGTTACGTTAACGACATTGTGCTCTCCATTGTGAACCTGCTGCGATACCACCCTCGCGTGCTCTACATTGACATCGACCTCCACCATGGTGACGGTGTCCAGGAGGCGTTCTACACCACGGATAGGGTGTACACCATCTCCTTCCACAAATACAACGGCGATTTTTTTCCAGGAACGGGGGACATCGACGAGACAGGGTGCGACGCAGGTGAACGCTTCGCACTGAACGTGCCCCTTGAGGACGGGATAGACGACGATTCGTACATAAACCTGTTCAAATCCGTGATAGGCCCGCTCATCACCGCGTACAACCCAACGGTGATCATCCAACAGTGCGGTGCGGACTCCCTGGGACACGACAGGCTCGGGTGTTTTAATCTAAACATCAAGGCGCACGGCGAATGCGTCAAGTTCGTCAAATCTTTTGGGATCCCCATGCTCGTTGTAGGCGGCGGTGGATACACACCGAGAAATGTGTCCCGTCTTTGGGCCTATGAGACTGGGGTCCTCAACGATGTGATCCTGCCCAAGGATCTCCCGGAGGGactttccttcaaaaatttcttcGGACCCGACTACAGTCTGTACCCTGTCCTCGACGACCTTTACGAGAACAAAAACTCAAAAAAGTACCTAGAAGATACCAGGATACGGTGCCTCGAAAATATACGATACTTACAGGGTGCTCCGAGCGTACGCTGCGACGCAGACGTGATTCCCTCTCAGGATATCAGTGCACTGactgaggaggaggaaaaacAGATACAGGAAATGAACGAGGAACGCAACG